The genome window CGCATTAAGCCCACCACGGTGGACGAGCGCTTTCGAAAGTCCCTCCTCTCCGACGAGCGATTGCATATACCCACACGGTTCACACAGTTGGATTCCCTCGCAGATAGCGTCACCGACAGTGAATGTTTGGCCCTCGAGGTGGTTGAGCGGGACATTTTGTGTCGTCACGTTTCGACGGTGTGCACCCATCGGAATCTCAATTTCGGCATCGCGTTCGACTGCTGCCAGCGCTTCGGCTTCGATGAAGGTGATATCACTTGCTTCCTGTACTTCTCGGTTCGGATCCTCGTCGAGAAAGTTCCACAAACCACGCCCTTCGAAATACCGGTCGCCGCGGAGTCCGCGTTCGGC of Halomarina pelagica contains these proteins:
- a CDS encoding MOSC domain-containing protein, giving the protein MQARETVDAVAERGLRGDRYFEGRGLWNFLDEDPNREVQEASDITFIEAEALAAVERDAEIEIPMGAHRRNVTTQNVPLNHLEGQTFTVGDAICEGIQLCEPCGYMQSLVGEEGLSKALVHRGGLNATVVESGPIAIDDEIRW